The Actinomycetota bacterium genome has a window encoding:
- a CDS encoding ABC transporter ATP-binding protein: MSSEHLFACAGIDLSFGGVRVLNGVSLHVDAGEIVGIIGPNGAGKTTLLNSISGFVAPDAGQATLDGRDLGGLLPYERAELGLGRTFQQALMFPSLTVLENLLIASHRHSHHGLFSHTLRRADAVRAERAAVERVEHTMDVIDLSPYLGAKAGALSFGTLRMLELACLLVQTPKFLLLDEPASGIAQREAEALAPLLKRVREETGTTMLMIEHDIPLISGLSDRMYAMDLGRVIAEGPPREVLAHPEVIASYLGEQEEAAPAQKPKSRSARAARSSAQTAGGASR, encoded by the coding sequence ATGTCGAGCGAGCACCTGTTCGCGTGTGCAGGCATCGACCTGTCCTTCGGCGGAGTGCGAGTACTGAACGGAGTTTCCCTGCACGTCGATGCGGGCGAAATCGTCGGCATCATCGGACCGAACGGCGCGGGAAAGACCACGCTGCTGAACTCGATCTCCGGGTTCGTCGCGCCCGACGCCGGACAGGCAACGTTGGACGGACGGGATCTGGGCGGGCTCCTGCCGTACGAACGCGCGGAGCTGGGCCTCGGGCGCACGTTCCAACAGGCACTGATGTTCCCGAGTCTCACTGTGCTCGAGAACCTGCTGATCGCGTCGCACCGCCACAGCCACCACGGTCTGTTCTCGCACACTCTGCGCCGCGCCGACGCGGTGCGCGCAGAACGTGCCGCCGTCGAGCGCGTCGAACACACGATGGACGTGATCGATCTCAGTCCGTACTTGGGAGCGAAAGCCGGAGCGCTTTCATTCGGGACACTTCGGATGCTCGAACTTGCGTGCCTGCTCGTGCAAACGCCGAAGTTCCTCTTGCTCGACGAGCCGGCGAGCGGGATCGCGCAACGGGAAGCCGAAGCGCTCGCTCCGCTTCTTAAGCGCGTCCGCGAGGAAACCGGAACCACGATGTTGATGATCGAACACGATATACCCCTGATTTCGGGCCTTTCGGACCGGATGTACGCAATGGACCTCGGGCGCGTCATCGCCGAGGGGCCGCCGCGAGAAGTTCTAGCCCACCCCGAGGTAATCGCCTCGTACCTGGGAGAGCAGGAAGAAGCGGCCCCGGCGCAGAAACCTAAATCCCGAAGCGCGCGCGCCGCGCGCTCTTCGGCACAAACCGCTGGAGGTGCGTCCAGGTGA
- a CDS encoding branched-chain amino acid ABC transporter permease yields MLYLNLILIGASIGGVYALLGLGLVLIYRSSGVLNFAQTSMAMFSTYVYWEVTTRAPFLTVWGALLIAVAFGAGLGVGLYKTVFVRLRDAPPVTRLIASVGVAFILPALARVIWSGQSDHGIQLPAPFGTKVLRFGFAAIQTEQLALVVASIAVGIGLHQWMKRSVTGMALRAVAQNRQASQMLGVPEARISATAWGIGGALAALAGVLYLPLQYLDPNQMATMLPVAFAAALLGGLVNLPMALIGGIALGAMESLFRGMHGVFPRLAPTIAALGIVAFLLARIDRFFVTPAELKAIEGEGAGR; encoded by the coding sequence ATGCTGTACCTGAATCTCATCCTCATCGGAGCAAGCATCGGCGGTGTGTACGCCTTGCTGGGCCTCGGCCTGGTGTTGATCTATCGCAGTTCCGGCGTGCTGAACTTCGCCCAGACTTCGATGGCGATGTTCTCGACATACGTCTATTGGGAAGTCACAACGCGCGCGCCGTTCCTGACGGTGTGGGGGGCGCTGCTCATCGCAGTGGCGTTTGGCGCCGGGCTGGGCGTCGGGCTGTACAAGACCGTGTTCGTGCGGCTGCGCGATGCTCCTCCGGTCACCCGCCTGATCGCCAGCGTCGGTGTCGCCTTCATCTTGCCGGCGCTGGCGCGCGTTATCTGGAGCGGCCAGAGCGACCACGGGATCCAACTCCCCGCTCCATTCGGAACCAAAGTGTTGCGTTTCGGATTCGCGGCGATCCAAACCGAGCAACTTGCCCTGGTCGTCGCGAGCATCGCCGTCGGAATCGGCCTGCACCAGTGGATGAAGCGCAGCGTAACCGGAATGGCGCTGCGCGCGGTAGCGCAGAACCGTCAGGCGTCACAGATGCTGGGCGTTCCCGAAGCGCGAATCTCGGCAACGGCGTGGGGAATCGGCGGTGCGCTCGCGGCACTCGCCGGAGTCCTGTACCTGCCACTGCAGTACCTCGATCCGAACCAGATGGCCACAATGCTGCCGGTCGCGTTCGCCGCCGCCCTCCTGGGCGGTCTGGTCAATCTCCCCATGGCGCTGATCGGAGGAATCGCGCTCGGCGCAATGGAAAGCCTTTTCCGCGGAATGCACGGAGTCTTCCCGCGTCTGGCGCCCACGATTGCTGCACTCGGCATCGTCGCATTCCTCCTGGCACGAATCGACCGCTTCTTCGTGACTCCGGCCGAACTGAAGGCCATTGAAGGCGAAGGAGCCGGCCGGTGA
- a CDS encoding response regulator transcription factor codes for MIGAERPDDSGARTRVLIVDEHRSYADALGVAVESRADMRFVGAAVTAAEVADLVVRKAPDVVVMDLSLPGGDPADGPGRVRRLRPETRVVVLTAHPDSESMARAAAEGVSVFLSKATPVSVVLDAVRSCSTEHMVVGERTLSEFRGSLTQRAGKLANSSSPELTVRELEVIALMARGCDAARIGAQLGIRLSTCRWHIRGILRKLGAHSQLEAVLIAVRLGLVPPPEREA; via the coding sequence GTGATAGGTGCTGAGCGGCCCGACGACTCGGGCGCGCGTACCCGAGTGCTGATTGTCGATGAACACCGGAGCTATGCGGATGCTCTTGGGGTCGCCGTCGAGAGCCGGGCGGACATGCGGTTCGTCGGCGCGGCCGTGACGGCCGCGGAAGTCGCCGACCTGGTTGTTCGAAAGGCTCCCGACGTTGTTGTGATGGACCTCTCGCTCCCCGGGGGTGATCCGGCGGATGGTCCGGGCCGAGTCCGGCGGCTGCGTCCGGAAACCCGGGTCGTTGTTCTAACCGCGCATCCGGACTCGGAATCCATGGCCCGCGCCGCTGCCGAGGGTGTGTCGGTGTTCCTGTCGAAGGCGACGCCGGTGTCGGTGGTTCTCGACGCGGTGCGGTCGTGTTCGACCGAACACATGGTCGTTGGGGAGCGGACCCTGTCGGAGTTCAGAGGCTCTTTGACGCAGCGCGCCGGCAAACTCGCGAACTCGAGTTCGCCCGAGTTGACGGTCCGAGAGTTGGAGGTGATCGCCCTCATGGCCCGAGGATGTGACGCCGCTCGAATCGGCGCACAACTTGGTATTCGACTAAGCACCTGCCGCTGGCATATTCGTGGCATTCTGCGCAAACTGGGCGCACATTCGCAGCTTGAGGCCGTCCTTATCGCGGTTCGCCTTGGCTTGGTTCCTCCCCCCGAACGCGAGGCGTAG
- a CDS encoding response regulator — protein MAAFVAVAEDGRGSSPRGVGRRQRQGTPRAHADVAPPPTVLLVEDDLLGRVALREALLAKGFAVVEAGTARAAFDAIANYRLDSVVLDIQLPDVSGIEVLRRMKQTPDTRGIPVVVLTAFGTHPEKEHAVREGCDAFVVKPPNLGELIDLLREFGHRPPDLRVVDPSDGDDL, from the coding sequence ATGGCAGCATTCGTCGCAGTTGCTGAGGATGGACGGGGTTCGTCGCCCCGCGGCGTGGGGCGGCGGCAGCGACAGGGCACCCCCCGTGCCCATGCCGACGTCGCGCCGCCGCCCACGGTCCTTCTGGTGGAGGACGACTTGCTCGGACGGGTTGCGCTGCGCGAAGCGTTGCTCGCAAAGGGGTTTGCCGTCGTCGAAGCCGGGACCGCGCGCGCTGCCTTCGACGCAATCGCGAACTACCGCCTCGACTCGGTTGTTCTCGATATACAGCTCCCGGATGTCAGTGGAATCGAGGTCTTGCGACGGATGAAGCAGACGCCGGACACGCGGGGTATTCCCGTCGTCGTTCTGACGGCGTTCGGAACTCACCCGGAGAAGGAGCACGCCGTGCGAGAGGGCTGCGACGCATTCGTGGTTAAGCCGCCGAACCTCGGCGAGTTGATTGACCTGTTGCGCGAATTCGGCCACAGGCCTCCGGACTTGCGCGTCGTCGATCCCTCCGACGGGGATGATTTGTGA
- a CDS encoding ABC transporter substrate-binding protein, which yields MRRVPVATALAIATLVGTSCTTTEVRTIRVPVEQSATASAAPEATASTNGRPGVGSTTVKTWDQDVPAGSLTASDVGVTATTIKIGHIGDFTGQARAFFGPQLDSLNAYIADLNAHGGIFGRRVQLVYYSGSYQSPDQVLAAARRLVEKDKVFAVVTQSGLDNANTSAMRYYNENGIPCIGCHAASQISEDLGASIFSNLVAPKIHGEILGAFLAKRLGKKQMALGFCPSSWSHQVKDSIKASFERYGGTVVDERDIGTCDQQTMEPTVTAWSSMVPRPDVVAVTDPIGMAEGAAAARRMGWSVQFTGPRGMAQLVLDIGGSQTEGLIGTTDGLAPPGTNTAELQRFRRVLKKYYPKRTEEQNTLRPWADMRMFEEAARRVGPNLTRAGLAKTLGELRGWSDGVGSPLSFAPKKHWGRSAIAFFRIHNQSFQRATEEDYFTINDF from the coding sequence ATGAGACGCGTTCCCGTCGCCACGGCGCTCGCGATCGCGACGCTCGTCGGCACGTCGTGCACCACCACCGAGGTGCGCACGATTCGGGTCCCCGTAGAGCAGTCCGCAACGGCTTCCGCCGCCCCCGAGGCCACCGCATCGACGAATGGCCGACCGGGCGTCGGATCGACCACGGTCAAGACCTGGGACCAAGACGTTCCCGCCGGATCGCTCACCGCATCGGATGTCGGAGTAACCGCGACAACGATCAAGATCGGGCACATCGGCGACTTCACCGGCCAGGCGCGCGCGTTCTTCGGTCCCCAGCTCGACTCGCTGAACGCGTACATCGCGGATCTCAACGCGCACGGAGGGATCTTCGGGCGCCGAGTTCAGCTCGTGTACTACTCAGGCTCCTACCAGTCCCCCGACCAAGTACTCGCCGCCGCGCGCCGGTTGGTCGAGAAGGACAAGGTCTTTGCGGTAGTGACGCAGTCGGGCCTGGACAACGCCAACACTTCGGCGATGCGCTACTACAACGAGAACGGGATCCCGTGTATCGGCTGCCACGCGGCCTCGCAGATCTCGGAAGACCTCGGAGCGTCGATATTCTCCAACCTCGTCGCGCCGAAGATCCACGGCGAGATCCTCGGCGCCTTCCTCGCAAAGCGGCTGGGGAAGAAGCAAATGGCGCTCGGGTTCTGTCCCAGTTCCTGGTCCCACCAAGTCAAGGATTCGATCAAGGCATCCTTTGAGCGCTACGGAGGCACGGTCGTCGACGAGCGCGATATCGGCACGTGCGATCAGCAGACAATGGAGCCGACCGTCACCGCCTGGTCGAGCATGGTCCCCCGTCCCGACGTCGTCGCCGTCACCGATCCGATCGGGATGGCCGAAGGTGCCGCGGCAGCGAGGCGCATGGGCTGGAGCGTCCAATTCACAGGTCCGCGCGGAATGGCCCAACTCGTGCTCGACATCGGCGGAAGCCAGACCGAGGGGCTGATCGGCACAACCGACGGACTCGCGCCGCCCGGCACCAACACCGCGGAACTTCAGCGATTCCGTCGGGTGCTGAAGAAGTACTACCCGAAACGAACCGAAGAACAAAACACCTTGCGCCCGTGGGCGGACATGAGGATGTTCGAGGAGGCGGCACGCAGGGTGGGACCCAACCTCACGCGAGCCGGGCTCGCAAAAACACTCGGAGAGCTGCGCGGGTGGAGCGACGGAGTGGGATCCCCCTTGTCGTTCGCCCCAAAGAAGCACTGGGGTCGCTCCGCAATTGCGTTCTTCCGCATCCACAACCAATCGTTTCAGCGCGCCACCGAAGAGGACTACTTCACGATCAACGATTTCTGA
- a CDS encoding branched-chain amino acid ABC transporter permease → MSAVIEAPAPVDAPTRPHIVVPRSVSGARSAGLPMAVTAAAVLAAAIAVPSLAGNYWTFIATYFLIYAMIGLSLILVTGYVGQVTLMAGTVVGIGAFTSAAVETHFGWPFWASIVAAGVATLPFSLAVGFPALRLRGLYLAIATLAFGRLIEELLFRGWDWFSGGFAGVAVKRPTLGISFESDTRYFWLVLFFFCLVVAFMFSFSRSRIGRAMRATRENEPAAQAMGVNIVKYKMMAFFLSGVVAGIAGSLQVHLVKSATLDTYGFYLSFIVFIMVVIGGARSIWGGILGGWFLIIQTELLRGVEWLTRYTDIAFGIGVLWVVLSNPEGLAGFFRDRWLWVREKPKWRALVAAGFATANVAVMWLMIHYGTQKGGA, encoded by the coding sequence GTGAGCGCAGTGATCGAGGCGCCGGCGCCCGTCGACGCACCCACGCGGCCACACATCGTCGTACCTCGCTCGGTGAGTGGCGCCCGTAGTGCCGGACTGCCGATGGCCGTCACAGCCGCGGCTGTACTCGCGGCCGCTATCGCCGTGCCTTCACTTGCGGGGAACTACTGGACGTTCATCGCGACCTACTTCCTGATCTACGCCATGATCGGCCTGTCGCTGATCCTCGTGACGGGCTACGTCGGCCAGGTCACACTCATGGCCGGCACGGTCGTGGGAATCGGCGCCTTCACATCCGCCGCCGTTGAAACTCACTTCGGCTGGCCGTTCTGGGCTTCGATCGTCGCGGCCGGTGTTGCCACGCTGCCGTTCAGCCTTGCCGTCGGCTTTCCCGCCCTGCGATTGCGAGGGCTGTACCTGGCGATCGCAACGCTGGCCTTCGGCCGCCTGATCGAGGAGTTGCTGTTCCGAGGTTGGGATTGGTTCTCGGGCGGATTCGCCGGGGTTGCGGTCAAACGGCCGACCCTCGGGATCTCGTTCGAATCCGACACGCGCTACTTCTGGCTCGTTCTCTTCTTCTTCTGCCTCGTCGTAGCGTTCATGTTCAGTTTCAGTCGCTCCCGCATCGGACGCGCAATGCGCGCCACGCGCGAGAACGAACCGGCGGCGCAGGCGATGGGTGTCAACATCGTCAAGTACAAGATGATGGCGTTCTTCCTGTCCGGAGTGGTCGCCGGAATCGCGGGATCGCTGCAGGTTCACTTGGTCAAGTCGGCAACGCTGGATACCTACGGCTTCTACCTGTCCTTCATCGTGTTCATCATGGTCGTGATCGGGGGCGCGCGATCGATCTGGGGCGGAATCCTCGGCGGCTGGTTCCTCATCATCCAGACCGAGTTGCTGCGTGGAGTCGAGTGGCTCACGCGCTACACCGACATCGCCTTCGGAATCGGCGTCCTGTGGGTCGTTCTCTCGAACCCCGAAGGCCTTGCGGGGTTCTTCCGCGACCGGTGGCTGTGGGTTCGCGAGAAACCGAAATGGCGCGCGCTGGTCGCCGCCGGGTTCGCGACGGCCAACGTCGCGGTGATGTGGCTGATGATCCACTACGGCACGCAGAAAGGCGGCGCTTGA
- a CDS encoding response regulator transcription factor, which translates to MADDGQNRARSVTRVLVVDDHKAVAESLAIAIGVQADLESVGIASTLEEAARLVDEKTPDVVLMDLRLPDGDGIEGTSRVKALRPSARVVILTAHGDPEWMARAASAGASGFLQKTSPVAQILDAIRAAGAGGMLVERSALAGMIEHIRGTGQGNSAGDVSRMTAREMEVLRLMGEGMDPSGIAKRLGIKLSTCRGYVQSILAKLEVHSQLEAVVVAVRRGLISAPRGIPDAW; encoded by the coding sequence ATGGCGGATGACGGGCAGAACCGGGCACGATCGGTCACGCGAGTACTGGTGGTAGACGACCACAAGGCGGTTGCCGAGTCACTCGCGATCGCGATTGGGGTTCAGGCCGACTTGGAGTCGGTCGGCATCGCCTCGACACTTGAGGAGGCGGCGCGCCTTGTCGACGAAAAGACGCCCGATGTTGTGTTGATGGACCTTCGCCTCCCGGACGGGGATGGGATCGAGGGAACCAGCAGAGTCAAGGCGTTGCGCCCGTCTGCGCGGGTGGTCATCCTGACGGCTCACGGAGATCCTGAGTGGATGGCGAGGGCTGCTTCGGCCGGTGCCTCGGGATTTCTGCAAAAGACCAGTCCGGTCGCCCAGATTCTCGATGCTATTCGCGCGGCCGGCGCCGGTGGCATGCTCGTCGAGCGTTCGGCCCTTGCCGGGATGATCGAGCATATTCGCGGGACGGGCCAAGGGAACTCGGCCGGGGACGTTTCTCGTATGACCGCGCGCGAGATGGAGGTCCTGCGCCTCATGGGCGAGGGGATGGATCCTTCCGGGATCGCCAAGCGCCTAGGGATCAAGTTGAGCACGTGCCGAGGGTACGTGCAGAGCATCCTCGCCAAGCTGGAGGTTCACAGCCAGTTGGAGGCCGTCGTCGTTGCGGTGCGCCGGGGTCTTATCTCCGCCCCGCGCGGAATCCCCGACGCCTGGTAG
- a CDS encoding ABC transporter ATP-binding protein: protein MRSGVTDDVARLPIGAPLLACAGLDVFYGRVQTLHGVDFQLLENEIVALLGVNGAGKSTLLKAISGILPPAAGQITFRDERIEGLPSHEIVARGIVQVPGGRGTLPGLTIEENLKLGGFVFRRDKKRWREEIDRVIALFPWLGDRLGDMSGSLSGGQQQMLLLARAFVSRPSLIMIDELSLGLAPIIVGQLLGIVRKMNREGVSVVIVEQHVDLALNIADRAYFMERGEVRFSGPAAELRGRNDLLRSVFLAGAAEANL, encoded by the coding sequence TTGCGCTCCGGTGTCACCGACGATGTCGCGCGCCTGCCGATCGGCGCGCCGCTTCTGGCCTGCGCAGGTCTGGACGTCTTCTACGGCCGCGTGCAGACGCTGCACGGCGTCGACTTCCAACTGCTCGAAAACGAAATCGTGGCTCTGCTTGGAGTCAACGGCGCCGGGAAGTCCACCTTGCTCAAGGCCATCAGCGGCATCCTGCCTCCGGCGGCAGGGCAGATCACGTTCCGAGATGAACGGATCGAGGGCCTGCCCTCCCACGAGATCGTCGCTCGCGGGATCGTGCAAGTTCCCGGGGGTCGCGGAACACTGCCCGGCCTCACGATCGAGGAGAACCTAAAGCTCGGCGGATTCGTGTTCCGCCGCGACAAGAAGCGGTGGCGCGAAGAGATCGACCGCGTGATCGCCCTCTTTCCTTGGCTCGGCGACCGCCTCGGAGACATGTCCGGGAGCCTGTCGGGTGGACAGCAACAGATGCTGCTTCTGGCGCGCGCCTTTGTTTCGCGGCCCAGCCTGATCATGATCGACGAGTTGTCACTGGGGCTGGCGCCGATCATCGTCGGGCAGTTGCTCGGCATCGTTCGCAAGATGAACCGAGAAGGCGTCAGCGTCGTCATCGTCGAGCAGCACGTCGACTTGGCGCTGAACATCGCCGACCGCGCCTACTTCATGGAACGCGGGGAAGTGCGTTTCTCGGGACCGGCTGCCGAACTTCGCGGTCGCAACGACCTCCTGCGAAGCGTGTTCCTCGCGGGTGCGGCCGAGGCGAACCTATGA
- a CDS encoding DMT family transporter, producing the protein MDDAHHSASGNRAVSAGLAAGGALSFGATVALSRALARAQLPPSGVLGIRFATAALVLWALLWLLRAPLLPAPGERVATFGLGAVVYSIEATFFYLALQHGSAAAVTLLFYSYPALVTVTEALTGARKVGRRTLGALALSTSGAALVIASRDHLTISGAGVAFALCAALTFGGYLMAGDRLTRRSDPRAVGALVAAGVAVTQLLYAFGSSSFDVPARYLGIVLANGVATASAFALVFAALRRLRAADTAVILTLEAFWAGLLSWVFLGESIRPMQAVGGVAVLAAVAIIAISSEKGTTGASEIGVVDTP; encoded by the coding sequence GTGGACGACGCGCACCATTCCGCCTCCGGAAACCGTGCCGTCAGCGCGGGACTCGCCGCCGGCGGGGCGCTCTCGTTCGGAGCCACGGTCGCCCTCAGCCGCGCGCTTGCGCGCGCCCAGTTACCCCCGTCGGGAGTTCTCGGGATCCGCTTCGCCACGGCCGCACTCGTACTGTGGGCCCTCCTTTGGCTGTTGCGGGCCCCGCTGCTGCCGGCACCCGGCGAGCGGGTGGCGACCTTCGGACTTGGTGCGGTTGTTTACTCCATTGAGGCAACGTTCTTCTACCTCGCACTGCAACACGGAAGTGCCGCCGCGGTGACGCTGCTCTTCTACTCCTATCCCGCCCTGGTGACCGTGACAGAAGCACTCACGGGCGCGCGCAAGGTTGGACGCCGGACCCTGGGCGCCCTCGCATTGTCCACGTCGGGTGCCGCGCTGGTTATCGCGTCACGAGATCACCTCACGATCTCGGGAGCAGGAGTCGCCTTCGCTCTGTGCGCAGCACTGACCTTCGGCGGTTATCTAATGGCCGGAGACCGCCTAACCCGACGCAGTGACCCGCGGGCTGTCGGAGCACTGGTCGCAGCGGGAGTCGCGGTAACACAGCTCCTATACGCCTTCGGATCCTCGAGCTTTGACGTCCCTGCGCGCTACCTCGGGATCGTGCTTGCCAACGGCGTCGCGACTGCATCTGCCTTCGCGCTCGTGTTCGCAGCTCTGCGACGACTCCGGGCGGCCGACACAGCGGTGATCCTGACGCTCGAGGCCTTCTGGGCGGGGCTGCTCTCCTGGGTCTTCCTGGGTGAGTCCATCAGGCCAATGCAGGCGGTCGGGGGCGTGGCGGTCCTCGCGGCCGTCGCGATCATCGCGATCAGCAGCGAGAAAGGAACCACCGGAGCAAGCGAAATCGGCGTCGTCGACACTCCGTGA
- a CDS encoding aspartate aminotransferase family protein: MRIPDKGINKEAIFRQLREYRRDDTETRGGRAWGFVYDSGLAEADAVVEEAFVEFLKLNALDPTAFPSLLRLENEVVAMCIAHLQGPPEAVGNFTSGGTESCMLAVKSARDRARALRPEIERPEVILPITAHPAFHKACHYLGLTTVPTAVDPVTFRADPADVARAVTPNTIMIVASAVSYPHGVMDPITEIAEVARAHEVWLHVDGCIGGFLLPYYRRLGRSVPDFDFSVPGVCSMSMDLHKYAYCPKGASVVLYRDKSLRKYQLFSFGSWPGYPMLNATIQSTKAGGPVAAAWTALHFIGDEGYLELARQTLEATERLKKGLEAIPGLRLLGDTDTSLIAFASDDVDVFFIADEMKRRGWLVPPQPSYGPSPASLHLLVYAASLPHVNEMLADLEKAVVEAAGRAPALDPALREMLAGLDPASLTDEIIGQMMTAAGLEWNSVGDNMAEVNSILDSLPGPLRETLLTVGGNELFTPAN; this comes from the coding sequence GTGAGAATCCCCGACAAAGGCATCAACAAGGAAGCGATCTTCCGGCAGTTGCGCGAGTACCGTCGCGACGACACCGAGACCCGCGGCGGGCGCGCGTGGGGATTCGTCTACGACTCAGGGTTGGCCGAAGCCGACGCCGTCGTTGAGGAGGCGTTCGTCGAGTTCCTGAAACTCAACGCGCTCGATCCGACAGCGTTTCCAAGCCTGCTGCGCCTGGAGAACGAGGTCGTCGCGATGTGCATCGCGCACCTGCAGGGACCGCCGGAGGCCGTCGGCAACTTCACCAGCGGCGGGACCGAGAGCTGCATGCTCGCGGTCAAGAGCGCACGGGACCGCGCGCGCGCCCTTCGGCCCGAGATCGAGCGGCCCGAGGTCATCCTGCCGATCACCGCCCACCCGGCATTCCACAAGGCGTGCCACTACTTGGGGCTCACAACGGTTCCCACCGCGGTGGATCCGGTGACGTTCCGCGCCGACCCCGCAGACGTCGCGCGCGCCGTCACGCCCAACACGATCATGATCGTCGCATCGGCCGTCTCGTATCCGCATGGAGTTATGGACCCCATTACAGAGATCGCCGAGGTGGCGCGCGCGCATGAGGTGTGGCTGCACGTCGACGGCTGCATCGGTGGATTCCTGCTGCCCTACTACCGCCGACTAGGCAGAAGCGTCCCCGACTTCGATTTCAGTGTGCCCGGCGTGTGCTCGATGTCGATGGACCTGCACAAGTACGCGTACTGCCCCAAGGGAGCCTCCGTCGTGCTCTACCGCGACAAGTCGCTGCGCAAGTATCAGTTGTTCTCGTTCGGAAGCTGGCCCGGATACCCGATGTTGAATGCGACGATCCAGAGCACCAAAGCCGGCGGTCCGGTGGCGGCCGCCTGGACAGCGCTGCACTTCATCGGCGACGAGGGGTACCTGGAGCTGGCCCGACAGACGCTCGAGGCGACCGAGCGCTTGAAGAAGGGGCTCGAAGCCATTCCCGGACTGCGCTTGCTGGGCGACACCGACACGAGTCTTATCGCGTTTGCGTCCGACGATGTCGACGTCTTCTTCATCGCGGACGAGATGAAGCGGCGCGGATGGCTCGTGCCGCCGCAACCGTCGTACGGACCATCGCCCGCCAGCCTGCACCTACTGGTCTACGCGGCGAGCCTTCCGCACGTGAACGAGATGCTCGCCGACCTCGAAAAGGCGGTAGTCGAAGCAGCGGGGCGCGCGCCGGCTTTGGACCCGGCCTTGCGCGAGATGCTCGCGGGGCTGGACCCGGCATCGCTGACCGACGAGATCATCGGGCAGATGATGACAGCGGCTGGGCTGGAGTGGAACTCGGTCGGCGACAACATGGCCGAGGTCAATTCGATTCTGGACTCGCTGCCGGGGCCGCTGCGCGAAACTCTACTGACCGTCGGCGGGAACGAACTGTTCACTCCTGCGAACTGA